One window from the genome of Gadus macrocephalus chromosome 7, ASM3116895v1 encodes:
- the LOC132460871 gene encoding protein-tyrosine sulfotransferase 1-like, producing MRSARSRLLLASVLFCSASLLYLASSGIQCPRHRWAELNTLRANQSRYSQPNLFPEDTPLIFIGGFPRSGTTLMRALLDAHAAVRCGEETRVIPRLLAMRATWSRSVKERIRLDEAGVTDRVLDSAVRAFLLEVIMGHGEPAARLCNKDPFALKSLSYLARIFPKAKFVLMLRDGRATVHSMISRKVTISGFDLTSYRDCLTKWSAAMETMFSQCQGAVEGSCLPVSYEQLVLRPEEEMRKLLNFLELPWDPAVMHHQDLIGKAGGISLSKVERSTDQVMRPVNTDALDKWVGHIPSDVLRDMADIAPMLRRLGYDPRANPPDYRRAEAVTARLNHSQSRGTPGSPHPS from the exons ATGAGGAGCGCCCGGAGCCGGCTGCTGCTGGCCTCGGTCCTGTTCTGCTCCGCCTCGCTCCTCTACCTGGCCTCCAGCGGCATCCAGTGCCCCCGGCACAGATGGGCGGAGCTCAACACGTTGCGGGCCAATCAGAGTCGGTACTCCCAGCCCAACCTCTTCCCCGAAGACACGCCCCTCATCTTCATCGGCGGGTTCCCCCGGAGCGGCACCACGCTGATGCGCGCCCTGCTGGACGCCCACGCCGCCGTGCGCTGCGGCGAGGAGACGCGCGTCATCCCGCGGCTGCTGGCCATGCGGGCCACCTGGAGCCGCTCGGTCAAGGAGAGGATCCGATTGGACGAGGCCGGCGTGACCGACCGGGTGTTGGACTCTGCTGTGCGAGCGTTCCTCTTGGAG GTCATCATGGGTCACGGTGAGCCCGCAGCCCGGCTCTGTAACAAGGACCCCTTCGCCCTCAAGTCCCTGTCCTACCTGGCCCGCATCTTCCCCAAGGCCAAGTTCGTCCTGATGCTCCGTGACGGGCGAGCCACCGTCCACTCCATGATATCTCGCAAG gtcaCCATCTCTGGCTTCGACCTGACCAGCTACAGGGACTGCCTGACCAAGTGGAGCGCGGCGATGGAGACCATGTTCAGCCAGTGTCAGGGCGCCGTCGAGGGCAGCTGCCTGCCCGTCAGCTACGAGCAGCTGGTGCTCCGGcccgaggaggagatgaggaagcTGCTGAACTTCCTGGAGCTGCCCTGGGACCCGGCCGTGATGCACCACCAGGACCTCATCGGCAAGGCCGGGGGCATCTCTCTGTCCAA GGTGGAGCGCTCCACGGACCAGGTGATGCGGCCCGTGAACACGGACGCCCTGGACAAGTGGGTGGGTCACATCCCCTCGGACGTGCTGCGGGACATGGCGGACATCGCCCCCATGCTGCGGCGGCTGGGCTACGACCCGCGGGCCAACCCGCCCGACTACCGCAGAGCGGAGGCCGTCACCGCCCGCCTCAACCACTCCCAG agtCGGGGGACCCCAGGAAGCCCACATCCCAGCTAG